ATGAGGTCCACCATCAAAAGGATCCACTTCATCTAAATATTTAAACCCAATGTTTTCTAAAAGATGTTGTGCGGGTTTAGTAGCCTCACCAACACGGCCTAAAACTAAACGCGCTTTTGAATCTAACAAACACAGATAAATATCATCCGGAGGAAACAGGCTTTCGATAAACTCTTTATGGGACTGACTTAAAAGATCTGCCTCTTGATAAGGAAGACCTGTAAACCTGCGCCCTAAAGCTTCCCAGAATTCACTACGGCCTTCATCAGTTAACGGCGGAGTTAATTCGCAAAGTACACGCTTTTCAAAGCGATCCGGATGTAAAGCCATATACAAGAATCGGGAAAGACTGATTTGTTTTCCCAGTTTCTCTGGGCGACGACGATATGATTTATCTACTAACAAACCACCAATTTCCGTTGGTCCGTCCCAATCCAATTGAAAACGTAAAACCTGGTGGATGAAGCCAATTCCCAGATCTTCTGAAAAATGATCTTTCTTTAGAATTTTAAAGAAGCTATGGGGAACATTATCGTCACCGTGCTTAGCGATGACTAAAGAACTACCCACCACTTGTTTTTCTTCGATGTCTTCAACTACGAATAAATACTCAGCCTTATGCTTAGGAAGTTTTCCAGCAAAAGACAATTCACTGCGATCTATCTTTTCACCGATGACTTTTTTATCTCCGGGCAGATTCAGCAGATTAAACTGCTTAGCTAGGTCCACTAATTGCGTTAAATCATCGTATTTTACAGGGCGAATTATGAAACTCATAAACAGAACCTTTCGATGACCTTTTTATAGAACTGAATAGCTTTTTCTAAATCCGCTAAAGCCACATGCTCTTGCGGAGTATGCACGTTGCCTTCGCGCTTGCCGGGCCCGAAGCACACGCAGTCCACTCCGATGCGGGAAAAGATGCTGGCTTCGTTTGTTGATGCTTGGGTGATGGGACGATCACTTAAACCCATCGCCCTTAATTCATCCAAACACCCTTTAACCAAAATAGAATTCATTTCAGTGCGGAAGGGCTTTTTATAATTATTAATAATAAAAGTAGCGCCGTTAGATTCACAGACCCGGCGTAAACCTTCCATCCAACCTTCATACACTTCATGGGTGATGACCGGAGGTAAACGACAAGTGCCGGAAATTTGAATGTCGTTTTCGTTGGTACGAACAAGACCGATATTCAGTGTCGGAGTCGTCGGATAAAAATCTTTATCTTCAAAATTCAGGAAATCTTGTTCAAGCGCTTTTACCGCGCGATAGATATTTGCCACTTTTTTGGCAATCGGATCTGGCACCATAGACACCATATCGATTTCTAAGAAAGCATGGCTTGGAACAGTATTAAAATTAATACCGCCATCCATTTCCATGATGTTCACTGTATCTGGAAGCATCATCAAATATTCAAACAACTTTACAATCGCACTTTCACCTAAATGCGGAACAGATGAATGCGCAGCTTTACCTCTAAAAAGTTTACTTTGCGTCGTCGTACTTTCGCGCAAGTTATGATCTTGGCGATAGCGCATTTCTTCATCTGAAAAAGGCACACGAATTTCAACGCTTGCAAAACCTTTCGCTGCGTTGATGAGCTGCAAATCACTAGGTTCCCCAATAAGGGCCATCTTCGCAGCGATTTTATTTTTACGAATCAGCTTTAAAGCACCGGTCATTCCCGATTCTTCACCAAATGTTCCAACTAACACCGGCGGCAGACGCCATTTGCTGTCTTTGGGAAAAGAAGCAATCGCTTCAAGCTTACAAAGAAAATCAAGCTTCACGTCAGCAGCACCCAAGCCATAGATCTTTCCATCAATGATGTGGGCATCAAATGGATTTGCACCATTTTCAGTCCATAACGAAAATGGCCCAGGATCCACAGTGTCTAAGTGAGTCTGAAAAAGAAATTCAGCAGTGGGACGCTCTTCTTGTGTACGAGCGATGATGTTCGCATGCTCTAAGTCACCGACGAATTCTTCTTGCTCTTCAACGATAAGACCTTTTTGACGACAAAAGGCCGACGCCCACTTGGCTAAATCTCGATTGCCATGGGTGGGCGTGCTATCTATTGCAATTAGCTGTCGGCAAGACTCGATAAAGTCCAACTACACTCCTTCAAGCAAAGTTTTTTCAATTGCCTTAAGTGCGATATCGATATCAGCGTCTTCAATGATTGCTGGAACTAAGAAGCGAGCACGCACTGGATCCTTACCGCACGGGAATGCGATAACGCCATTGTGATAAAGTTTATTTAGAAATGCATTTACTGATTCTTTTTTTCCATCAAGCGGAGTGAAGGCGATCATCAGACCCATACCACCCGCATCCTGACAGATGCCTTTGCAAGTCGTTTCATTCAAACGGTTAAAGCCATCGATGAAACGTTTATGAATTTGCGCGATACGACCTTGAGGACCAAGGAAGCCTTCGCTCAACATATCAAGCATTTCCATACCAGCACAAAGTGACGGAGTCGCTCCCGAGAATGTTCCGGCGATCAAACCTGGTTTTGGATTGTATTCTTCAGTGTATAAAGTCGCACCAATTTGCGCGGTCTTAGCAATCGTGCAGATATCGATGTATTGACCCAAATCCAAAGTTTCGTAAGCAAAGTATTCACCTGTACGAGTGAAAGTTTGAACTTCGTCAGCCCAGATCGCGATGTTTTTAGATTTACAGAACTCTAAAAGCGGAGTGAAGAATTCGCGCGGAGCTGCTTGATAACCCCCTTCACCTAACATGGGCTCAAAACCGAAAACCGAAATATTGCCTTCATGTTTTGCTACGTGCTCTTTCATCACGTTCAATGCTTTTTCGCCTGAACGCGGATCACGCTTATCGAAGAAGGGAACACGAAGAACTTCGTGATACTCTGGCAAACCTTGTTTGTAAGCGGGGTTGTCAGTTACTTCAGCCATCATTGTTGAACGGCCCGCAAATGCATCTTTAAAACCCATCACAAAACGCGCTGGCGAATTTTTTTGGCGAGAAAGTTTCAGCGCATTTTCATTAGCCATCGTTCCGCATGTAGCAATCCATGCATATTTCATGCGGCTTTTTTTACTAGCAAGGCCCACAAGTTTTTCAGTGAACAAGCGGTATTCATTGTTTGGTTGCAAATTGCCTTGGGTTAAAATGTCAGCCAACGAACCTCTAACTGCTGCTGCCATCACGCGTGGATTAGAATGTCCCATCAAGTGAATGCCGATACCGTTGATCAAATCAAGTTTGATGCTGCCGTCTTCAAGCTCAACATAAGGACCGCGACCTGCGCCCGTACCCATGTAAGCATAGTGCAACGGACGACCGCGGAACTGACCAGCTAGATCGATTTTTTGTTTTCCAGATTCTTTGAATTCATCAAGAGGTGCGCGCACTCCAGAAATTTGCGAATTGATCTTAGTCACTTCGCTGATCAGGTCTTTGACCATTGTGTTTACTTTTTCTGATTGTCGGATTTGATGACCTACAAGAGAACTCATAATACCTTTCGCGGGCGCGCTAGATCGCAGACCCCATTGTTAGCAAACACTTCGAATTCCGTCCGAAGTGGTGTTTGAAATGCCTAGCTAGTTTACTCCCGGGTCAGGACTAAGACAAGACACGTGGTAGACACGGAAACACTTTTATCGCTACACTGAAAAAGCTATGTCGAAATTTAAGTTTCTCTCTGTGTTCGTTCTATTTTTCATTTTGCCCGCTCTTGCATGGTCTCAGAACCCATCAACAGAACAGGCTTTTAAGCAGGCCACAGAACTTTATTTGAAAAAAGATTACGAAAAAGCGCGCGACGAATTTGCCAAATTGCTAGACCAAGATCCTAATAACGCAACTATTCTTACTAACCTTGCATTAAGCGAATTTCAGCTGGGGAAAAAACCTCTCGCCATCGGTCTTTTACGAAAAGCTTTGGCATCGGAACCGGATTTAGCTACTGCGCAGGCCGGTCTTAAATTCATTCAAGGCCAGCTTCAGGTCAAAGAAGTGCCTCACCAAATCGAAACCTATGAAACTGTGCGCGCAAACTTGCTGCAACCCGTTCCACTTTTTGCGTATTTAGTCATTTCTGCTCTTAGTTTTTTCGCGATGGGTTGGGTTTTACTTTCTTATGGAGGGCGTCGAAAAAAGGCCCTTGAAGAAGAAGCTTCTTTGCCGTCATTTCCTGTGATTGGTTTAATTTTAAGTGTCTGCTTCGTCGTCTTTACGACGCTTGCGATCTTAAAAATTTACGACGCAACAATAATGCGCGGAACCATTATCGATGAAAAAGTTTCCCTGCAAACTGCGCCTGGCGACAACCAAGTTGCGATTCTTGAACTTTTTGGCGGAATGGAAGTGATTTTACGCCAAACTCAAGACGATTGGGTGCAAGTCACTTACCCTGGAGCCCTTACGGGGTGGATTAAAAAATCCTCTGTGATGATGACGCGTTGACAGCTGGTCCTAGACCAAAATATGATTTACTTCTATGCTAAAAACGCTCCGAGTCATAATCATCCTTTCAGTCATGGGACTTTTAGTTTCGGGCTGCTCAACGACCGAAAAAAACTCCAACACCCCTGAAGGAGCTTTTGCAATTGCAGAAGAATTCGATCAGGGCGAGCGTTATGAAGAAGCCATTCGCCGTTATACTGAAGTAAAAAACAAATTTCCTTATAGCAACTTTGCTACAAAAGCAGAGTTAGCAATTGCAGATGTTTACTTCAAACAAGAATCCTACGCTGAAGCCCAAGTTGCTTATCAACTTTTTAAAGAACTTCATCCGACAGCTCCGCAATCAGATTATGTGCAGTTCAGAATTGGTTTAAGTTACTACAATCAACTTCCTTCGTCGATTGACAGAGATTTAACTTTGGCAAACGATGCCATCTTAAATCTATCTGAACTTATTAAGAAATATCCGAACTCACAGTACTTGGCTGAAGCTAAAGAAAAGCGCAGTGCTGCTATTAAGATGTTGGCCGAAAAAGAAGACTATATCGGGAATTTCTATTTTATCCGCAAGGTTTTTGATTCCGCTTTAAGCCGCTATGAAGGTCTTTATAACAATTATGGCAGGTTGGGGTTTGATGCCCGCGCACTTTCACGAGCAGCAATCAGTGCCCAAAAAATCGGGAACACTGAGAAAGCGAAAAAGTACGAAGAATTACTAAAAAAAGACTTCCCCGACAGTAAAGAATTGAAAGCAGCCCAAAAGGAGATCGAGTAAATGAACGCCCTACACGATGACATGCTTTCAGAAGCTCGCGGCTATTTCATCAATGGCAATTACAAGATGGCTGAACCTATCTTGAATCAAATGCTATTGCAGAACACTCGCAATCCTGAAGTTTATCAGATGCTTGCGACCATTTTTTACGACAAAGGGCAGTTCAGCAAAGCGATTAAAACCTTCCGTCGCGCTTTAGAAATTGATCCTACTTACACTGACGCCAGCGTTGGATTGTCTATTATTTTAAATGACTTAGGTAAATACGACGAAGGTAAACAGGTTTTCTTAGATGCCCAATCCCAGCTAGAAAAGAAATCTGGAAAACAAGATCCGTTTGTTGACGAAAAACTTGCTTCTAAGCACGAAGAACTGGCTGATTTATATTACCAATACAAACGCTATAACGAAGCTCTTGAGCAATTATTAAAGGCGCAAAAACTTTCCAGCCGCAAAGCTGAAGTAACCATGCGTATTGCCGAAGTTCACGTGCAGTTAGGTCAAACCGAAAGAGCTGTCAAAGATCTAAAAGGTCTTATTCGCGAGTATCCGCACCTGATTCCAGCTCGCCTAAAGCTTGGGGCTATTTACTACAACTCAAACAATATTGCTGAAGCCACTGAACAGTGGGAGAATATCCTTATTCGTGATCCGCAACACCCTGAGGCTCTACGCTATTTAAAAATGGCTCAAGCAGCAGGAATTACTTCAATAGATTTGTAACAGAGGCAACAAGATGTCACAGCTAAAAGATCAAATGGTTACTTTCCTTACTAACGAAGAAATCAAAGAAATCATTGAAAATTTGGCTGAGCAAATTGAATACGATTACGACGGTAAAGACGTTGTTTTCATCTGCCCACTTCGCGGTTCCATCCATTTTGCGGCAGACCTTATGCGCAAGGTGGATCTGCCTCAACAAATCGATTTCGTACACGTTCAAGCCGTTGAAAAAGGCGGAGCGATCAAGATCGTTAAAGACATTTCCGTCAATATCGCTGGCAAACACGTTCTGATCCTAGAAGAGATCATCGATACAGGCAGAACTTTAAGCTTCTTAAGAAGCCGTTTGTTTGCCTCTGCCCCAGCATCTTTGAAAATCGTGACTTTACTTGATAAACCAGCCCGCCGTGAATTGCCAATCAAGGCAGACTACATTGGAAAGACTATTGATGACCGTTATGTAGTTGGGTACGGGATGGATTCCGAAGAAATCGGAAGAAATTATCCAGATATCTATACTTTAAAAAACTAAGCGGCTTAAGAAACTGCGACGTTAACTAAGAACAAAATAACGACACAAAACGCGTAAAGAAAAACCAGTTGCTTCGGCATGCTGAAAACCCCTCTACGCGCCAATCTAACACAATTAGGACCTTCGTCAACTGGTGGGCCCTACCTTGGTCCATGAAAATCAGCTGATTTAATCTTCGTTTACTGTCTCAGAATGGGCCACATCTGGCTTTGATTTTGTAATGCGTCCTCTAAAGAGAATCCCAATATTAGCCGATACGAAAGTTAAGGGGGAAATCTAATGAAGAAGTTATCGAACTTTTCTAAGAAGCTATTGAAGAATCAGTCCGGTCAAGGTGCGACTGAGTACATCCTATTGCTGGTTGTGGTTGTTGCATTGGTCATTATGTTCAAAGGGAAAATCCAAGAGACCGTAAGCGGAAAGATCGATGAGCTTCAAGGCATGATCGGTCAAGTTAACGGAAACTAGGTCGGCTTCTCCAATCTGGAGGTTGGATGACCATAGAATACGTTCTGTTGCTATTTTGCGTCTTCTTTATTGGGCTAAAAGCTTTCATGGTAGCCCCAGCGAAAGCTTTTAGAGAATCGGGACCTCGTTTAGGTGCCCGGGTTGAACAGCAATTAGCAACAGGTGACGGCTTTAAACCACAAAATGGCAACCATATTGGTTGGAGCGGTAAAGAACAATGAAACGCGCTGGACTTGATAATAACAAAGGTCAGTTCGTTATCGAGATGGTTCTACTGATGATCGTTTCTATTGGCTTTTTTGTGTGGGGAACCAAGCAGCTTCGCGACGGAAAATTCTTCGCCAAGCTTATTGGCGGTTCCTGGCCTGCAATTGCTGGAATGATTGAGTCGGGAGTTTGGGAAGAGCCTGAAAAAGCTCGCGCCTTACATCCGAATCAAAGAGACCGTTCTTTAACGGTAGACCCAAATGGTGAATGAGGGGGCATGATAAAACAGAGAGCTTTTCTTAAGCCATTGCAAAACAACCGCGGTATGTTGACTGCGGAGTTTATCTTTTCTCTCGTGCTTTGCGCGGGGCTTTGCATTGTCTTATTCTCTCTGAACTTCACCTTATCCATGGCAGAAGTAGCACAGTACATCGCCTTTTCTTCTGCTCGCGCCCACGCTGCTGGTCATGTGGATAGTGAAAAACAAGAACAGCTGGCGCGTGAAAAATTCAATGATCTTATTAACAATCCAGTTTTAAAACCTATCTTCAATAGTGCCGAAGGTGGCTGGTTTAAATTAACTGACCTAGAAGTTCGCGGCGGCGGAGCTAGCGGACGCAGCTTTAATGATGAATACAAGACAACCGAAAACCGTATGCCTCAAGTAGGCGTCCGTTTTAATTTTAAAGCTCGTATTCTAAACATGAAAGTTCCATTTCTGGGCGCGACTAGTGAAGAACCAGATGCGGGCTTCAACGCCAAGGTCACAGGTCTTTTGATTCGTGAACCAACCCAAAAAGAATGTCGTGAGTTGCAAATTCGCCAACGTTACACGGCCATTCTAGAATTAGATTCTCGCTATAAAGTTCTAGGCGCTTCGGGCGCAAGTAAATATCAGCCGATGGAGGATAACGGATGTTAAAACAACGCCGCAAATCCCACATTAGCAATGAAAAAGGCATGGCCGTTTTTGAAATGATTCCGATCATTGTGGTGATCGTATTATTCTTAAACTTCTCTTTAGGATTCTTTGGTGCGATCCACACTGGCATTCTAAATTCCATCGCCGCTAGAAACTATGCTTTTGAAACTTTCAGAAACAGAACAAGCCTAGTTTACTTTTCGAATTTGGATTCAAGCCAAACACGCTATGAGTATTCAAAAAGTCAGATGCGTGTTCATGGTATTACCGCGGAAAAAGAAACCGGCCAGAAGTGGGTTGCCACCAGCCGACTCATTGACCGCTTTAGTTTTGATAAAAGAGCCGCTGACATCGAAGGCAACAGTAAGAATGTCCACTCCGGCATTCGTAACATGTCTGATGGTAGAAATACCACGGTCGGAGTCAATCCGATCTGGATTAAAACTACCTATGGACTGTGCTTAACATCAACGTGTGGAAGCTAGAAAGAAGTAGGACCTTATGGGATCAAACGAGACTAGAAATTTATGGCTATCCATCGCAGCAGGCGTCTTTGCGACTTTCTTGCTTTATAGCTATTCCCAAGAAAAGAAAGCTGAATACGATAAGCGTTTCGGTTCTACAAAACGTGTGGTGGTAGCAAAAGAAGATATCGCTGAAATGCAAACGATCTATGACACAATGGTTGAAACTAAAGAGCTTCCTGCTGACTTTATTCAACCCGATGCCATTACGATTCCTGATGAAATCATCGGTAACGTGGCAGCTGTACCTATTCGTAAAGGTCAGATGGTTTTAAAGAATAACTTATTAACTCCAGGCCCGGATACAGGGATTGCATTGCAAGTGGCTCCTAGTAAACGTGCCGTGACGATTCCGGTAGATGAAGTTCGCGGTGTTGCGAAATTAATTCGTCCGGGTGATCGCGTGGATATCTTTGCTGCTGTTGATAACGGTAAAGGTGTGAATCAACGTCGTGAGGTTTTCACGATGATGTCTGACGTTGTTGTACTTGCAACGGGCGTAAGTGTCGTGAACAACATTCCACGTATGTTTGAATTAGATTCTACGGGTAAAAACTTAACTCAGATCGCTTTAACTGGGGACACGAAGTATACAACGATCACGGTTGAAGCGACGCCGAAAGAAGCCCAGGATCTTTTCTATATTCTTTCAACTGCTCCTGGAAACTTATTCTTTGCTTTAAGAAATCCAAGCGACAGAACCGTTCCGCCGCGCATGCCTAGCTCGACGTCGGAATCGGTGATGGGGAAACCTGTTGTGTCGTTCGATGCGGCGCCAGTGGCACCGCCGATTGCTATACCACCAAGACCTGCATTTACACCACCAGTGCAACAACAACAAAGGACAGCTCCGCCCGCAAGACGCGGTGGCTTCCAAACGCTGTAATAGCACTACTCTGACGGGGGTCAGGGTGTGAAAAAGGTCTTATGGGATTTTTAGGGGGATTTATGGGACGATATTTTTTAGTTGGACTGCTGCTTAGTCTCTCTTGCGGCCAGCTTGCCTTTGCGCAAGAAGAACTGGTTGCAGAGCCCTCTCAAGCCACCGCTGATGAAGGTACGGGTGTTTATCGCTCTCGTAAATTTATCAATTTAACTGCGGGGATTGAGCAAGACGAAAAGCTTCCACCTTTACCGCCGGATATCGAGTTCAAAGGTGATTTCCGTCGTATCGTCGTTGCCTCTTATGCTAAAGACCTTAATATCATCCGCTTCATTCCTAAGTCGGAAGGTTTTGCAACTCTTACGATCCACGATAAACGTAACGGTAAAATCGTTGCGGAATATCGTATTGACGTAAAGAAAAGCAAGCTCGACAAAGTCGTTCGTGAAATGCGTGCACTTCTTGGCGATATCGAAGGTATCAACATCAAGATCGTAAATAACAAAGTTGTTGTTGACGGTCAGATCCTATTGCCAAAAGACCTTGCGCGTATTTTCAACGTTATTAAACAATTTGAAAATCAAGCTTCTTCACTTGTTACGCTAAGTCCCCTAGCGCAAAAGAAGATTGCTGAATTTATCGCCCGTGACATCAATAACCCTGAAATCGAAGTTCGCGCGGTAAATGATAAAATCATTTTACAAGGCTGGGCTAACAGTGATGAAGAAGCAAAACGTGCAGAGATCATCGCAAAAACTTATCTTCCAGACATCATCATCGATGCTGCCGAAGATGGTGGTCCAATTAAAAAGCGTCGTCCCGTGAACGATGGTGTCATCAACCTTATTCAAATTAAGGAAGCGGCACCAAAACCACCAGCAAAAATGATCCAGCTAGTGGTTCACTACGTTGAATTGAATAAAGACTACTCAAAAGCATTTAAATTCCAGTTCACTCCGGAACTTGGCGATAACTCGCAAATGACTTTCCAAACTGGTGGTGATTCTCCAGGTGGTGTTGTCAGCTCGATCACTGGTACTGTGATGAACTTGTTACCAAAACTAAACTGGGCAAAACAACATGGTCATGCGCGTGTCCTTGAAAGCACCAGCTTGATTGTTGAAGACGGTAAAAAAGGTGAAATCAAACAAGTAACCGACCAACCTTACCCAGTCATCGGTAAAGATGGTACGCAAGGTACTGCGTTTGCTTCTGTCGGTATCGTGACGGCTATCACGCCAGTACTTCTTGGTGAAAAATCAGGAAGCGTTCACATGGAAATGAGCTTTGAAGTATCAAGCTTACTAGGTAACACTCCAGCGGGTGCACCGATCGTAAGTAAAAACCAAATGTCTAGCACAGTGACTGTCCGTGACCGTCAAAGTGCCGCAGTCGGTGGTTTGATCAGAAATTCTAGTTCAACAGGTTACAATCGTCCTGCTGGACAAAAGAATCCGATCATCAGCTTGTATGCATCTAAAGACTTCGTAAAACAACAAAGCCAGTTCGTGGTCTTCGTGACTCCGATTGTGAAAACTTCTGCAAGCTCAGGCGCTGAGCAAATTAAAAAGAAGTTCCGTTTACGTGACTAATAGTTAGGCCTTAGTCTCGTAAACGGACCTCCCTTTTCAACCGATAAGGGAAACGGAGGTCCGCAGTGGCTATTAATCCAAATTGTAATCTCATTGCCGTGGTTGGTGGTAAAGGTGGCGTAGGTAAATCAGTATTTGCCGCCAACTTTGCCTGCACCATCATGTCGGAACTGCGCTCTCAAGTTCTTTTGATTGATGCTGATGCGAAAAGCGTCGGCGATCAGAACGTTATCATGGGCTTAAAGCCGCAAAAGACTTTAAAAGAACTTACTACTTTCCAAGGCTCTTTAAATTCTCAACCCATGAACACGCTAGTAACCATGCACCAATCGGGCCTTGCATACCTAGGCGCTGTGCGTGGACCGGAAGAGTCATTAAATATATCTCCTGATCTATTAGGAAAACTTTTAGAGTTTTTCAGTCGTGCTTACAAGTACGTCGTTGTCGACGTAGGAACTGATTTGGGTCCTGCGCAAATGGCAGTACTCCAAGAAGCTACAGCGATAATGATTGTGACAAGCCCTGAAGTTTTGGTGGTGACGCAAACTCAGCGTTTGATCAATGAACTTTTGTCAGCGACAATTCCTAAAGATCTTTTCCAGCTGGTTATTAATAAAGCTTCACCAACGGGTTTATCTCCGCAAACAATCTCTAATCAGTTGCAGTTGCCCTTCTTAGGTGTAATTCCCCAAGACGAAGCGACTTCAATGATGGCTTTACAAAAGTACACGCCTTTTGTGTTAGCGGCACCAAAAGCTCCGGTGACTGCTTCCTACTATGATATCGCAAGAAAATTAACGGGCGGTATTTTACAACGCCTAAAAACAGTTTCAAAACCAAAGCCGGTTGTTGCACCAACAGAGGCTGGAGGTGCTGGTACAAATCTTCCTGCAAACGCTAGCGGTATGGATGCGCGGACTTTACTAAAAATCCGTGTGCATAATGAACTTATCCGTACGGTCGACCTTAAAAAGCTTTTGATCGATGGTAAGCAAGATGAAGGCAAAGAAAAAGAAGTCCGCGAAAAAGCAAAACGTGAAATCACGCTGATTGTTGATAAAGAAGCTCCTGACGTAGGCCGTGAAGAACGCGGAAAACTTATTAAAGAAGTTTTAGAAGAAGCTTTAGGACTGGGACCATTAGAAGATCTATTAGCTGATAACGATGTTTCAGAGATCATGGTGAATGGTTATAAGAAAATCTTTATTGAAAAAAGTGGTAAAGTTCAGTTAAGTCCTGTGACGTTTACTTCCAATGATCACCTTCGCCGTATTATTGAACGTATCGTGACGCCATTAGGACGTCAGATCAACGAATCGACTCCGTGTGTGGATGCCCGTCTTAAAGATGGCTCCCGTGTGAATGCGGTGATTGAACCATTAGCGATTGACGGACCAGCACTAACAATTCGTAAATTTAAAAAGGGCGGTATAACGCCTGAAAAATATATTAACTATGGAAGCGTCACAAAGAACATGATCGATTTCCTACGCATCTGCGTGGAAAACGGTCTGAACGTGGTGATCTCTGGTGGTACCGGTTCCGGTAAAACATCTTTATTGAACATGCTTTCAACGTTCATTCCTTCAAATGAGCGTGTGATCACTGTCGAGGACGCGGCCGAGCTTCAATTAGAACAAGAGCACGTCGTGCGCCTTGAAACAAGGCCCGCATCAATGGAAGGCACTAACGCCATCACCATTCGTGATTTGATTAAGAACTCGTTACGTATGCGTCCTGATCGTATCATCGTCGGTGAGTGCCGTGACGGTGCTGCCCTAGACATGTTGCAAGCCATGAACACGGGTCATGATGGTTCAATGACGACGACCCACGCCAACAGCCCGCGTGAGTGTATTGCCCGTCTTGAAACTCTTTGTATGATGTCGGGCATGGAATTACCTGTGCGCGCGATTCGTGAACAGATTTCTGGCGCAGTGAACTTAATCGTTCAAATCTCGCGCCTATCTGATGGCAGTCGTAAGATCCTAAGCATCACGGAAGTCGCCGGCATGCAAGGTGATGTTGTTACTTTAGCAGAGATCTTTAGATTTAAAGAAACCGGTTACGATAAAAATAGAAAAATCCAAGGGATCTTCCAAGCAACGGGAACAATCCCCAGCTTTATCCAGAAACTCA
This is a stretch of genomic DNA from Bdellovibrio reynosensis. It encodes these proteins:
- a CDS encoding arginine N-succinyltransferase; this encodes MSFIIRPVKYDDLTQLVDLAKQFNLLNLPGDKKVIGEKIDRSELSFAGKLPKHKAEYLFVVEDIEEKQVVGSSLVIAKHGDDNVPHSFFKILKKDHFSEDLGIGFIHQVLRFQLDWDGPTEIGGLLVDKSYRRRPEKLGKQISLSRFLYMALHPDRFEKRVLCELTPPLTDEGRSEFWEALGRRFTGLPYQEADLLSQSHKEFIESLFPPDDIYLCLLDSKARLVLGRVGEATKPAQHLLENIGFKYLDEVDPFDGGPHYGANTTDILPIKYGKRLKVAEFNDAAYKEQALIATTGEDFKVSLGSADVRGNEVAIAPKTRQLLEIEIGDEVFMAPFNYSNRGN
- a CDS encoding M20 family metallopeptidase, which encodes MDFIESCRQLIAIDSTPTHGNRDLAKWASAFCRQKGLIVEEQEEFVGDLEHANIIARTQEERPTAEFLFQTHLDTVDPGPFSLWTENGANPFDAHIIDGKIYGLGAADVKLDFLCKLEAIASFPKDSKWRLPPVLVGTFGEESGMTGALKLIRKNKIAAKMALIGEPSDLQLINAAKGFASVEIRVPFSDEEMRYRQDHNLRESTTTQSKLFRGKAAHSSVPHLGESAIVKLFEYLMMLPDTVNIMEMDGGINFNTVPSHAFLEIDMVSMVPDPIAKKVANIYRAVKALEQDFLNFEDKDFYPTTPTLNIGLVRTNENDIQISGTCRLPPVITHEVYEGWMEGLRRVCESNGATFIINNYKKPFRTEMNSILVKGCLDELRAMGLSDRPITQASTNEASIFSRIGVDCVCFGPGKREGNVHTPQEHVALADLEKAIQFYKKVIERFCL
- a CDS encoding Flp1 family type IVb pilin, which produces MKKLSNFSKKLLKNQSGQGATEYILLLVVVVALVIMFKGKIQETVSGKIDELQGMIGQVNGN
- a CDS encoding aminotransferase class III-fold pyridoxal phosphate-dependent enzyme, translating into MSSLVGHQIRQSEKVNTMVKDLISEVTKINSQISGVRAPLDEFKESGKQKIDLAGQFRGRPLHYAYMGTGAGRGPYVELEDGSIKLDLINGIGIHLMGHSNPRVMAAAVRGSLADILTQGNLQPNNEYRLFTEKLVGLASKKSRMKYAWIATCGTMANENALKLSRQKNSPARFVMGFKDAFAGRSTMMAEVTDNPAYKQGLPEYHEVLRVPFFDKRDPRSGEKALNVMKEHVAKHEGNISVFGFEPMLGEGGYQAAPREFFTPLLEFCKSKNIAIWADEVQTFTRTGEYFAYETLDLGQYIDICTIAKTAQIGATLYTEEYNPKPGLIAGTFSGATPSLCAGMEMLDMLSEGFLGPQGRIAQIHKRFIDGFNRLNETTCKGICQDAGGMGLMIAFTPLDGKKESVNAFLNKLYHNGVIAFPCGKDPVRARFLVPAIIEDADIDIALKAIEKTLLEGV
- a CDS encoding outer membrane protein assembly factor BamD → MLKTLRVIIILSVMGLLVSGCSTTEKNSNTPEGAFAIAEEFDQGERYEEAIRRYTEVKNKFPYSNFATKAELAIADVYFKQESYAEAQVAYQLFKELHPTAPQSDYVQFRIGLSYYNQLPSSIDRDLTLANDAILNLSELIKKYPNSQYLAEAKEKRSAAIKMLAEKEDYIGNFYFIRKVFDSALSRYEGLYNNYGRLGFDARALSRAAISAQKIGNTEKAKKYEELLKKDFPDSKELKAAQKEIE
- the hpt gene encoding hypoxanthine phosphoribosyltransferase, coding for MSQLKDQMVTFLTNEEIKEIIENLAEQIEYDYDGKDVVFICPLRGSIHFAADLMRKVDLPQQIDFVHVQAVEKGGAIKIVKDISVNIAGKHVLILEEIIDTGRTLSFLRSRLFASAPASLKIVTLLDKPARRELPIKADYIGKTIDDRYVVGYGMDSEEIGRNYPDIYTLKN
- a CDS encoding tetratricopeptide repeat protein, translating into MNALHDDMLSEARGYFINGNYKMAEPILNQMLLQNTRNPEVYQMLATIFYDKGQFSKAIKTFRRALEIDPTYTDASVGLSIILNDLGKYDEGKQVFLDAQSQLEKKSGKQDPFVDEKLASKHEELADLYYQYKRYNEALEQLLKAQKLSSRKAEVTMRIAEVHVQLGQTERAVKDLKGLIREYPHLIPARLKLGAIYYNSNNIAEATEQWENILIRDPQHPEALRYLKMAQAAGITSIDL
- a CDS encoding tetratricopeptide repeat protein, whose amino-acid sequence is MSKFKFLSVFVLFFILPALAWSQNPSTEQAFKQATELYLKKDYEKARDEFAKLLDQDPNNATILTNLALSEFQLGKKPLAIGLLRKALASEPDLATAQAGLKFIQGQLQVKEVPHQIETYETVRANLLQPVPLFAYLVISALSFFAMGWVLLSYGGRRKKALEEEASLPSFPVIGLILSVCFVVFTTLAILKIYDATIMRGTIIDEKVSLQTAPGDNQVAILELFGGMEVILRQTQDDWVQVTYPGALTGWIKKSSVMMTR